A single window of Podarcis raffonei isolate rPodRaf1 chromosome 9, rPodRaf1.pri, whole genome shotgun sequence DNA harbors:
- the LOC128420618 gene encoding alpha-internexin-like — translation MDSEGFGWRKPWEDYRGGAARSVRVSFCSPVPRRSARLSASALGPWTDPLERLDLAQVSNLNAELLGLRAQEKEQLVDLNDRFATYIERVRDLEHRNRALLLELEALRRQQRTPARLPQLYQQEARALRALLDAEAGDKARLEAERDRLRLTCGQLRERCAQEARRRLEAEETLSRVREEAARAALATCDADGAAGSLRAELAFLQKLLDEERAELVAQAELAAATRVAVEGAPGAAGAAARPDISAALRDIRSQYESLAAKNMQAAEEWYRSKFASVAELASRNQEAVRSIRQETVEYRRLLQTRSAEIETLRGAIDSLHKQLESLEGQQGAEVARCQERVAELEQEISEAKEEMARYMREYQELLNVKMALDIEIAAYRKLLEGEEMWWTSSSSLPPLMK, via the exons ATGGACTCCGAGGGCTTTGGTTGGCGCAAGCCGTGGGAGGATTACCGCGGCGGGGCGGCGCGCTCCGTCCGAGTCAGCTTCTGCTCGCCGGTGCCGCGGCGCTCGGCTCGCCTCTCGGCCTCCGCGCTCGGCCCCTGGACTGACCCCCTGGAGCGCCTGGACCTGGCGCAGGTGAGCAACCTGAACGCGGAGCTGCTGGGGCTGCGCGCCCAGGAGAAGGAGCAGCTGGTGGACCTCAACGACCGCTTCGCCACCTACATCGAGCGGGTGCGGGACCTGGAGCACCGGAACCGGGCGCTGCTGCTGGAGCTGGAGGCGCTGCGGCGGCAACAGCGGACCCCGGCGCGGCTGCCGCAGCTCTACCAGCAAGAAGCGCGCGCCCTGCGGGCCCTGCTGGACGCCGAGGCCGGCGACAAGGCGCGCCTGGAGGCAGAGCGCGACCGCCTGCGCCTCACCTGCGGCCAGCTCCGCGAGCGCTGCGCCCAGGAGGCGCGCCGGCGCCTGGAGGCCGAGGAGACGCTGAGCCGCGTGCGCGAAGAGGCCGCCCGGGCCGCGCTGGCCACCTGCGACGCCGACGGGGCGGCCGGCTCCCTGCGAGCCGAGCTGGCCTTCCTGCAAAAGCTGCTGGACGAGGAGCGGGCCGAGCTGGTGGCCCAAGCCGAGCTGGCCGCGGCCACCCGGGTGGCGGTGGAGGGCGCCCCGGGGGCGGCGGGGGCGGCTGCTCGGCCCGACATCTCCGCCGCGCTGCGGGACATCCGCTCCCAGTACGAGAGCCTGGCGGCGAAGAACATGCAGGCGGCGGAGGAGTGGTACCGCTCCAAGTTCGCCTCCGTGGCCGAGCTGGCCAGCCGCAACCAGGAGGCCGTGCGCAGCATCCGCCAGGAGACCGTCGAGTACCGGCGACTGCTGCAGACCCGCTCGGCGGAGATCGAGACCTTGCGCGGCGCCATCGACTCCCTCCACAAGCAGCTGGAGAGCCTGGAGGGCCAGCAGGGAGCCGAGGTGGCCCGCTGCCAG GAGAGAGTGGCAGAACTGGAGCAGGAGATCTCGGAAGCCAAGGAAGAAATGGCTCGCTACATGCGTGAATACCAGGAGCTGCTGAACGTCAAGATGGCCCTGGACATAGAGATCGCTGCATACAG gAAACTGCTGGAAGGGGAGGAGATGTGGTggacctcttcttcctccttgccACCCCTGATGAAGTGA